CGGTGATGGCGACCGTCGCGGTCATCGTCTTCATGCTGCTGCATCTGACGCCCGGCGATCCCGCAGCGCTGATCGGCGGCGACCTCGCCACGCCCGAGGATTTGCGCCGCATCCGCGAGCAGCTCGGCCTGGAACGCCCGATCGCCGAGCAGTTCCTCGGCTGGCTCTGGCAGGTGCTGCAGGGCGATCTCGGGACATCGCTGTTCAACCAGATGCCGGTGTCGCAACTGATCGCGCAGCGGATCGAGCCGACCCTGATCATCGGGCTGACGATCATGACCTTCGCGGTGATCGTCGCGATCCCGCTCGGCGTGATCGCCGCCTGGAAGGCCGGCAGCTGGATCGATCAATTGATCATGACGCTCGCGGTCATCGCCTTCTCGATGCCGATCTTCCTGATCGGCTATCTGCTGATCTTCAAGTTCTCGGTCGAGCTGAAATGGTTCCCGGTCCGGGGCTACCAGCCGATGTCGGCCGGGCCGGCGAAATTCTTCCCGCATATCGTGCTGCCGAGCCTGACCGTCAGCTTCATCTACATCGCCCTGCTGACGCGCATGACGCGGGCGACGGTGCTCGACGTGCTGAACCAGGACTATATGCGCACCGCGCGAGCCAAGGGCATGGCGACCCCGCGCATCCTCGCCGTGCACGCGCTGAAGAATGCCGCCGTGCCGATCGTCACCATGGTCGGCATCGGGCTTTCCTCGCTGCTCGGCGGCATCGTCGTCACCGAGACCGTCTTCGCCATCCCCGGCATCGGCCGCCTGATGATCGACGCGATCATCCGCCGCGACTTCCCGATCCTGCAGGGGGTCATCCTCGTGCTGTCGGCACTCTATGTGCTGATCAACCTCCTGATCGACCTGTCCTATTCGCTGTTCGATCCGCGCATCCGCTATTGAGAACGAGTCCATGAGCATCGCCATC
This genomic interval from Bosea sp. 29B contains the following:
- a CDS encoding ABC transporter permease; the protein is MLAYILKRLLATIPVMATVAVIVFMLLHLTPGDPAALIGGDLATPEDLRRIREQLGLERPIAEQFLGWLWQVLQGDLGTSLFNQMPVSQLIAQRIEPTLIIGLTIMTFAVIVAIPLGVIAAWKAGSWIDQLIMTLAVIAFSMPIFLIGYLLIFKFSVELKWFPVRGYQPMSAGPAKFFPHIVLPSLTVSFIYIALLTRMTRATVLDVLNQDYMRTARAKGMATPRILAVHALKNAAVPIVTMVGIGLSSLLGGIVVTETVFAIPGIGRLMIDAIIRRDFPILQGVILVLSALYVLINLLIDLSYSLFDPRIRY